Proteins from a single region of Styela clava chromosome 1, kaStyClav1.hap1.2, whole genome shotgun sequence:
- the LOC120334894 gene encoding hexokinase-4-like: MESILKSLYLSDLTLLELAGAMRREMDRGLAAKTNEGAEMRMLPTYVTGTPDGTEDGEFLAFDLGGTNFRILLVKLVAGEHKNITMNSQIYHISQEIMTGTGAQLFDHLVECLWDFLSEREITSQLLPIGFTFSFPSNHLGIDKNILLCWTKGYTASGMVGEDIGKLLNEAIDRKSKIRPLNFDLKIMAIMNDTVGTVVSCGYDDNDTCMGMIVGTGTNMAYMEKQENIELLEKKTPASEMCINAEWGAFGDKSESLKAIRTEYDIYIDENSPNKGQYIFDKMISGMYMGELLRLIIVKLISNGEIFEEIAPDSKIFSPGLSAAFVSHIVNFNNDNDQIRQCVARFGLIASDEDCNKLVQLCEAISKRAAYLCAAGVVTVAQKIAENRGPDAKMTIGVDGSVYRKHPTFAKLLHSKVRDLGGDLNVTFHETTDGSGRGAALVAAVECRLQNIRTKVPNQTEE; the protein is encoded by the exons ATGGAATCAATATTGAAATCACTTTATCTTTCTGATCTAACTCTCCTTGAGTTAGCTGGTGCAATGAGGCGTGAAATGGATAGAGGATTGGCAGCAAAAACAAATGAAGGAGCAGAGATGAGAATGCTGCCAACTTATGTGACTGGAACTCCTGATGGAACGG AGGACGGTGAATTCTTGGCATTTGATCTCGGAGGaacaaattttcgaatattacTTGTTAAACTCGTCGCTGGTGAACACAAAAATATAACCATGAATAGTCAGATATATCATATTTCACAGGAAATAATGACTGGAACCGGTGCCCAG CTTTTTGACCATCTTGTGGAATGTTTGTGGGATTTTCTCTCGGAACGCGAAATAACATCTCAGCTTCTGCCTATCGGATTCACTTTTTCTTTTCCTTCTAATCATTTAGGAATTGATAAG AACATCTTACTTTGTTGGACGAAAGGTTACACAGCAAGTGGTATGGTTGGTGAAGATATTGGAAAATTATTGAACGAAGCAATAGATAGGAAATCCAAAATACGACCCCTG AATTTTGACTTGAAAATAATGGCAATTATGAATGATACAGTTGGAACTGTGGTCTCATGTGGTTATGATGACAATGATACTTGCATGGGCATGATAGTTG GGACTGGTACAAACATGGCATACAtggaaaaacaagaaaatattgaattgcTGGAGAAGAAAACACCTGCAAGTGAGATGTGCATTAATGCAGAGTGGGGAGCATTTGGTGATAAAAGTGAAAGTCTCAAAGCAATCAGAACGGAATATGATATTTACATTGATGAAAACTCACCAAATAAAGGACAATATAT ATTTGATAAAATGATCAGTGGAATGTACATGGGTGAACTACTTCGTTTGATAATTGTCAAACTCATTTCAAATGgtgaaatatttgaagaaattgctCCCGACAGCAAGATATTCAGTCCTGGATTGTCTGCAGCATTTGTTTCACATATAGTCAA TTTTAATAACGACAACGATCAAATTCGTCAATGTGTCGCAAGATTTGGATTGATTGCCAGTGATGAAGACTGCAATAAACTTGTTCAG CTCTGCGAAGCGATATCCAAACGAGCTGCCTATCTATGTGCAGCAGGTGTCGTAACTGTTGCTCAGAAAATTGCGGAAAACAGAGGACCAGATGCTAAAATGACAATTGGCGTTGATGGATCTGTGTATAGGAAACATCCAAC GTTTGCCAAACTTCTTCATTCAAAAGTCAGGGATCTTGGAGGCGACTTGAATGTAACGTTCCATGAAACGACTGATGGTAGCGGACGTGGCGCTGCACTAGTGGCAGCAGTTGAATGCAGACTACAAAATATACGTACGAAAGTGCCCAATCAAACTGAAGAATAA